Proteins co-encoded in one Bemisia tabaci chromosome 9, PGI_BMITA_v3 genomic window:
- the LOC140223733 gene encoding uncharacterized protein, with translation MSNSDSSLFAAQNVIAHSVEKGSVELTKKLIEVNSNINALTPDEKTPLFIAAEDGNVALVKLLLEQPNLDVNRLHHGKTPLHIACEKGHTDIVKVLLADNRCSHYINTYFNGKAPIHIASQYGQTEILSNLLEEEPDVNAVDDNGCTSLWIAIENNQEKCVQILLKDERVDVKTRHFNQTPLERALKEKNTNISKLIIDRVGDIEITDEGGLNPLHRAVDEGMLDVVDYIIKKGANIQCKTKNGNTPLHIAAKHGHTEIAELLVKNGADIHARSENYHNATPLQYAIKCENLEVAKFLISVGSDVNAYDPRAHYARDRGGTLLHYAARDTDDKLIRFLVENGADVNATENDGRTPLCLLAKHDGSFDTMRYLIEKGATLNNARGGTPLYWAMYADFGGHDSKAADFLIGMGTDVNSCIDYHGDERDQMRTALHLARHLSTVKLLIDKGANVNAKDKLLNTPLHSAKTPSIARCLIQHGAEVNASNESGDTPLHFVQNFHVAKVLIEKGANVNASNNEGYTPLHTARNTAVAKLLLENGAELKAVTKDGKTVLHTAAEADVIMSSRFKGVAGVAEFFVQNGIDVDSVDNFGNTPLHLCGISSNLQVATVLLDNGAKINVHNKSNKRPIEMNRYPDSVNSFLSRKLSAVDQIFTAIIDNEGIEKVKCLLKTAEVINLKQENSQLTLLHHAVKQNNKKILRFLLQEKITPRSPYLTFPGLFNRGKGAPRSGDPHISRILEKINVNPCCKNNWTPLHYAAKGDDPESVTLLLQCGAAYEAKTNEGKTPFDLAECNSIREILTMVGELFEAVKKGKKDLVSELLKKNYGIVNAVDSNGCSPLYFAVSNDFKDITSLLLENGANVAQVTNSGSTLFHLAAAKGDAELADTIFKHAKKNGSSNVFVNAKEENGTTALHIAAQNGSVEMTKALLKHGAMYNARNKENKKPSDLSRKEDVTSILNLVEESFKAVEENAEELLNRLREMEFDEFFSVTNAQDNYGQTLPDFIAGSEFSKIKTSKDRELLLQTNPCRHSQTPVFFTRRFIIMSISDSPLFAAVESNDISSLSTIMQNKIVNVSELHSCGKTSLHIAVEKGSIELTKKLIEVNSNINALTPDEKTPLFIAAEDGNVALVKQLLKQPNLDVNMLHHGKTPLHIACEKGHTDIVKVLLADNRCSHYINTYFNGKAPIHIASQYGQTEILSNLLEEEPDVNAVDDNGCTSLWIAIENNQEECVQILLKDERVDVKTRHFNQTPLERALKEKNTNISKLIIDRVGDIEITDEGGLNPLHRAVDEGRLDVVDYLIKKGADIQCKTKNGKTPLHIAAIHGHTEIAELLVENGADIHARSENYHYATPLQYAIECKKLEVAKILISVGSDVNAYDPLVHFARGRGGTLLHYAARDTDDTLIRFLVENGADVNATEYDGRTPLCLLVKHHGSFAVMRYLIEKGATLNNERGGTPLYWAMREGYGGYDLKAANFLIEMGTDVNSYIDYHGDEWDQMRTALHLARHLSTVQLLIDKGANVNAKDKLVNTPLHSAKTPSIAKCLIQHGAEVNASNELGDTPLHFEQNFLVAKVLIEKGANVNASNNEGYTPLHTARNTAVAKLLLENGAELKAVTKDGKTVLHTAAEADVIMSSRFKGVGGVAEFFLQNGIDIDTIDNYGNTPLHLCGISSNLEVATVLLDNAAKLNVRNKLSMTPKEMNLYPGSVNSFLTRKLRAVDQIFTAIIDNQGIIEIKDLIKTAEVINQKQKDSQLTLLHHAVKQNNKKILRFLLQEKITPRSTNLPFPGLFNRGKGAPRSGDPHISRILEKINVNPCCKNNWTPLHYAAKGDDPETVTLLLQCGAAYEAKTNEGKIPLDLAECNSIKEILTLANEFFEAVKEGKKDLVSELLKNNYGILNAVDSNGCSPLYFSVSNDFKDITSLLLENGANVAQVTNSGSTLLHLAAAKGDAELADTIFKHAKKNGSSNVFVNARGENGSTALHIAAQNGSVEMTKALLKHGAMYNARNKENKKPSDLSRKEDVTSILILVEELFKAVEENAEELLNRLREMEFDEFFAVTNAQDYYGQTLLDYIGNNAHSFAGSEFSKIKKAKDRELSLQTNPCYYSQTPVYSQELLDNIDLGFGLFDG, from the exons ATGTCTAATTCCGACTCTTCCTTATTTGCTGCT CAAAACGTCATTGCACATTCAGTTGAAAAAGGATCTGTAGAATTAACAAAAAAGCTCATAGAAGTGAATTCTAATATTAATGCACTGACGCCTGATGAGAAAACACCTCTTTTCATAGCAGCTGAGGATGGTAATGTTGCATTGGTTAAACTACTATTGGAACAACCAAATTTAGATGTAAATAGGCTTCATCATGGCAAAACACCTTTACACATAGCATGTGAAAAAGGTCATACAGACATTGTAAAAGTTCTGTTGGCGGATAATCGCTGCTCACATTATATTAACACATATTTCAATGGTAAAGCCCCAATACACATTGCCTCCCAGTATGGTCAAACGGAAATCCTATCCAATTTACTGGAAGAGGAACCTGATGTGAATGCTGTTGATGACAATGGCTGCACATCACTCTGGATTGCGATAGAAAACAATCAAGAGAAATGTGTGCAAATCTTGCTCAAAGATGAGAGAGTCGATGTTAAAACCCGTCATTTTAATCAAACACCTTTAGAGCGTGCTCTGAAAGAGAAGAATACAAACATATCCAAGTTAATCATTGATAGAGTTGGTGATATTGAAATTACTGATGAAGGCGGACTAAATCCTTTACATCGTGCTGTAGATGAAGGAATGCTAGATGTCGTTGATTACATAATCAAGAAAGGAGCAAATATCCAATGTAAAACAAAGAATGGTAACACGCCTTTGCACATCGCTGCAAAACATGGGCATACAGAAATAGCTGAACTCCTCGTAAAAAATGGTGCTGATATCCATGCAAGAAGTGAAAATTATCACAACGCCACACCTCTCCAATATGCTATTAAATGTGAAAATCTAGAAGTTGCAAAGTTTCTAATTTCTGTGGGCTCGGACGTAAATGCGTATGACCCCCGTGCTCACTATGCGAGAGACAGAGGAGGAACTTTATTACACTATGCTGCGAGAGACACCGATGATAAACTAATAAGATTTTTAGTTGAGAATGGAGCGGATGTAAATGCCACCGAAAATGATGGAAGAACACCCCTGTGTTTGCTAGCGAAGCATGATGGTTCTTTTGATACAATGAGGTACCTTATTGAAAAGGGAGCTACTCTCAACAATGCTCGAGGTGGTACTCCCCTCTATTGGGCAATGTACGCGGATTTTGGTGGACATGATTCAAAGGCAGCCGATTTTCTCATAGGAATGGGAACCGATGTTAACAGCTGTATTGACTACCATGGAGATGAGAGGGATCAAATGAGAACTGCTTTACACTTGGCCAGACATTTATCTACAGTCAAACTCCTCATTGATAAAGGCGCAAATGTCAATGCAAAGGACAAGTTACTAAATACACCTTTGCACTCGGCGAAGACCCCATCCATTGCAAGATGCCTCATACAACATGGAGCAGAAGTTAATGCCTCAAACGAATCAGGGGATACACCTCTACATTTTGTGCAGAATTTTCATGTAGCGAAAGTTCTCATCGAAAAAGGTGCAAATGTCAATGCATCTAACAACGAGGGTTACACACCATTACATACTGCTCGAAATACAGCCGTAGCAAAACTGCTCCTAGAAAACGGGGCAGAACTAAAGGCAGTCACGAAGGATGGCAAAACTGTTTTACACACTGCAGCTGAAGCAGACGTTATAATGTCCTCCCGATTTAAGGGTGTAGCAGGCGTGGCCGAGTTTTTTGTGCAAAACGGTATTGATGTTGATTCCGTTGATAACTTCGGCAATACTCCTTTACACCTTTGTGGAATATCCTCTAATCTTCAAGTTGCAACTGTATTATTGGATAATGGAGCTAAAATCAATGTACATAACAAATCGAACAAGAGACCCATAGAGATGAATCGATATCCTGACTCAGTAAATTCTTTTCTCAGCAGGAAGCTGAGTGCAGTTGATCAAATTTTTACCGCAATTATTGATAATGAGGGCATTGAAAAAGTGAAATGCTTACTTAAAACAGCTGAAGTTATCAACCTTAAACAAGAAAATAGTCAACTTACTCTTCTACATCATGCTGTgaagcaaaataataaaaaaatactacgatttcttttacaagaaaaaattacccCAAGAAGCCCTTACCTAACTTTCCCTGGACTGTTCAACAGAGGTAAAGGAGCTCCAAGAAGTGGTGATCCTCACATCTCtcgtattttggaaaaaattaatgtgaatCCTTGCTGTAAGAATAACTGGACACCTTTGCATTATGCTGCGAAAGGAGATGACCCAGAGAGCGTAACACTACTCCTTCAATGTGGGGCAGCATATGAAGCTAAGACAAACGAGGGTAAGACACCCTTTGATCTAGCGGAGTGTAACtccatcagagaaattttgacAATGGTAGGCGAACTTTTTGAAGCtgtgaaaaaagggaaaaaagaccTTGTCagtgaacttttaaaaaagaattatggTATCGTAAATGCTGTCGACAGTAATGGTTGCAGTCCTTTATACTTTGCTGTAAGTAATGACTTTAAAGACATAACATCACTACTTTTAGAAAATGGTGCAAATGTGGCTCAAGTGACCAATTCCGGTAGCACACTCTTTCATTTAGCTGCTGCGAAGGGTGATGCGGAATTAGCAGATACTATCTTCAAACATGCCAAGAAGAATGGCAGTTCAAATGTTTTTGTTaatgctaaggaagaaaatggaaCCACAGCTCTTCATATTGCTGCTCAGAATGGATCTGTAGAGATGACAAAGGCTCTACTGAAACATGGAGCTATGTATAATGCTaggaacaaagaaaataaaaaaccctCCGATCTCTCAAGGAAGGAGGATGTCACCAGCATTCTAAACTTAGTAGAAGAATCATTCAAAGCTGTGGAAGAAAATGCGGAGGAACTGTTGAACAGATTACGTGAAAtggaatttgatgaatttttctctGTGACGAATGCTCAAGATAATTACGGACAAACCCTACCGGATTTCATTGCAGGcagtgaattttcaaaaattaagacgTCCAAGGACAGAGAACTTTTGTTGCAGACGAACCCATGTCGTCATTCTCAAACCCCTGTTTTTTTCACAAGAAGA TTTATCATAATGTCTATTTCTGACTCTCCCTTATTTGCTGCTGTAGAAAGCAATGACATATCTTCACTGAGCACCATTATGCAGAATAAGATAGTTAACGTAAGTGAGCTCCATTCATGTGGCAAAACGTCATTGCACATTGCAGTTGAAAAAGGATCTATAGAATTAACAAAAAAGCTCATAGAAGTGAATTCTAATATTAATGCACTGACGCCTGATGAGAAAACACCTCTTTTCATAGCAGCTGAGGATGGTAACGTTGCATTGGTTAAACAACTATTGAAACAACCAAATTTAGATGTAAATATGCTTCACCATGGTAAAACACCTTTACACATAGCATGTGAAAAAGGTCATACAGACATTGTAAAAGTTCTGTTGGCGGATAATCGCTGCTCACATTATATTAACACATATTTCAATGGTAAAGCCCCAATACACATTGCCTCCCAGTATGGTCAAACGGAAATTCTATCCAATTTACTGGAAGAGGAACCTGATGTGAATGCTGTTGATGACAATGGCTGCACATCACTCTGGATTGCAATAGAAAACAATCAAGAGGAATGTGTGCAAATCTTGCTGAAAGACGAGAGAGTGGATGTTAAAACTCGCCATTTTAATCAAACACCTTTAGAGCGTGCTCTGAAGGAGAAGAATACAAACATATCCAAGTTAATCATTGACAGAGTTGGTGATATTGAAATTACTGATGAAGGCGGATTAAATCCTTTACATCGTGCTGTAGATGAAGGAAGACTAGATGTTGTTGATTACTTGATCAAGAAAGGAGCAGATATCCAATGTAAAACAAAGAATGGTAAAACGCCTTTGCACATCGCTGCAATACATGGGCATACAGAAATAGCTGAACTTCTCGTAGAAAATGGTGCTGATATCCATGCAAGAAGTGAAAATTATCACTATGCCACACCTCTTCAATACGCTATTGAATGTAAAAAACTAGAAGTTGCAAAGATTCTAATTTCTGTGGGCTCGGATGTAAATGCATATGACCCGCTTGTTCACTTTGCTAGAGGCAGAGGAGGAACTTTATTACACTATGCTGCGAGAGACACCGATGATACACTAATAAGATTTTTAGTTGAGAATGGAGCGGATGTCAATGCTACTGAGTACGATGGAAGGACACCTCTATGTTTACTTGTAAAACACCATGGTAGTTTTGCTGTGATGAGATACCTCATAGAAAAGGGAGCTACTCTTAACAATGAACGTGGTGGTACTCCCCTCTATTGGGCTATGCGCGAGGGTTATGGTGGATATGATTTAAAGGCAGCCAATTTTCTCATAGAAATGGGAACTGATGTTAACAGCTATATTGACTACCATGGAGATGAGTGGGATCAAATGAGAACTGCTTTACACTTGGCCAGACATTTATCTACAGTCCAACTCCTCATTGATAAAGGCGCAAATGTCAATGCAAAGGACAAGTTAGTAAATACACCTTTGCACTCAGCGAAGACCCCATCCATTGCAAAATGCCTCATACAACATGGGGCAGAAGTTAATGCCTCAAACGAATTAGGGGATACACCTCTACATTTTGAGCAGAATTTTCTTGTAGCGAAAGTTCTCATTGAGAAAGGTGCAAATGTCAATGCATCTAACAATGAGGGTTACACACCATTACATACTGCTCGAAACACAGCCGTAGCAAAACTGCTCCTAGAAAACGGGGCAGAACTAAAGGCAGTTACGAAGGATGGCAAAACTGTTCTACACACTGCAGCTGAAGCAGACGTTATAATGTCCTCCCGATTTAAGGGTGTAGGAGGCGTGGCTgagttttttttgcaaaacggTATTGATATTGATACCATCGATAACTACGGCAATACTCCTTTACACCTTTGTGGAATATCCTCTAATCTTGAAGTTGCAACTGTATTATTGGATAATGCAGCTAAACTCAATGTACGTAACAAATTGAGCATGACACCCAAAGAGATGAATCTATATCCTGGTTCCGTAAATTCTTTTCTCACCAGGAAGCTGCGCGCAGTTGATCAAATTTTTACCGCAATTATTGATAACCAGGGCATCATAGAAATAAAAGACTTAATTAAAACAGCTGAAGTTATCAACCAGAAACAAAAAGATAGTCAACTTACTCTTCTACATCATGCTGTgaagcaaaataataaaaaaatactacgatttcttttacaagaaaaaatcacCCCAAGAAGCACTAACCTACCTTTCCCTGGACTATTCAATAGAGGTAAAGGAGCTCCAAGAAGTGGTGATCCTCACATCTCtcgtattttggaaaaaattaatgtaaatcCTTGCTGTAAGAATAACTGGACACCTTTGCATTATGCTGCGAAAGGAGATGACCCAGAGACCGTAACTCTTCTCCTTCAGTGCGGGGCAGCATATGAAGCTAAGACAAACGAGGGTAAAATACCCTTGGATCTAGCGGAGTGTAATTCCATCAAAGAAATTCTGACACTGgcaaatgaattttttgaagCTGTGAAAGAAGGGAAGAAAGACCTTGTCagtgaacttttaaaaaataattatggtaTCCTAAATGCTGTCGACAGTAATGGTTGCAGTCCTTTATACTTTTCTGTAAGTAATGACTTTAAAGACATAACATCATTACTTTTAGAAAATGGTGCAAATGTGGCTCAAGTGACCAATTCCGGTAGCACACTCCTTCATTTAGCTGCTGCGAAGGGTGATGCGGAATTAGCAGATACTATCTTCAAACATGCCAAGAAGAATGGCAGTTCAAATGTGTTTGTTAATGCTAGGGGAGAAAATGGATCCACAGCTCTTCATATTGCTGCTCAGAATGGATCTGTAGAGATGACAAAGGCTCTACTGAAACATGGAGCTATGTATAATGCTaggaacaaagaaaataaaaaaccctCCGATCTCTCAAGGAAGGAGGATGTCACCAGCATTCTAATCTTAGTAGAAGAATTATTCAAAGCTGTGGAAGAAAATGCGGAGGAACTGTTGAACAGATTACGTGAAAtggaatttgatgaattttttgctGTGACGAATGCTCAGGATTATTACGGACAAACCCTACTGGATTATATTGGTAATAATGCACACTCATTTGCAGGcagtgaattttcaaaaattaagaaggCCAAGGATAGAGAACTTTCGTTGCAGACGAACCCATGTTATTATTCTCAAACCCCTGTTTATTCACAGGAATTACTTGATAATATAGATTTAGGTTTTGGGTTATTTGATGGTTGA